From a single Helicovermis profundi genomic region:
- a CDS encoding ABC transporter substrate-binding protein, producing MKKRFYVLLLILVMIVSFGLTGCSSPATEKTEAPSDDAAKTTETTDTAPAPAKEKVLIFARSGDSVSLDPSNATDGESFYVARNVLDTLVDYAEDSTAIIPALATSWETKNEEGTIWEFHLRKGVKFHDGTDFNADAVVFNFDRWMNEDNEYRFDGENFEYWGYMFGGYPGIVKSVTAVDENTVDVELNTPNAPFISNLAMPSFAISSPTAIKKYKGDIFKNPVGTGPFKFVEWLKDDKIVLEKNENYWGEGPKLDKLIFRSIPDNSARLLELQAGTIDMMTGVSPDDAQIIKDDPNLQLYLRPSMNVGYLAMNMMKKPFDDVRVRQALNYAVDKDSIIKAFYGGLAEPAKNPIPPSLWGYNDDITAYEYNPEKAKALLAEAGYPDGFKTTLWAMPVARPYMPQPKEIATALQQQFAAIGVDAEIVTMDWATYLAKGENGEHDTYLLGWTGDNGDPDNFMYVLLDKDNANVGSAGNVAFYKSEAVHKLLIEAQQESDQAKRAELYKQAQVIIHNDAPWVPLVHSTPPIAAKKSVKNYVPHPTGGESIFWKVDIDNN from the coding sequence ATGAAGAAAAGATTTTACGTATTATTACTTATTTTAGTTATGATTGTTTCTTTCGGTTTAACTGGATGTTCTTCGCCAGCAACTGAAAAAACTGAAGCACCATCTGACGATGCTGCTAAAACTACTGAAACAACAGATACTGCACCTGCTCCTGCAAAAGAAAAAGTTTTAATTTTTGCAAGAAGTGGAGATAGTGTCAGCTTAGATCCATCGAACGCTACTGATGGAGAATCATTTTATGTAGCTAGAAATGTTTTAGATACTTTAGTAGATTATGCTGAAGATAGCACTGCTATTATTCCAGCATTAGCTACAAGCTGGGAAACTAAAAACGAAGAAGGAACTATTTGGGAATTTCATTTAAGAAAAGGTGTTAAGTTCCATGATGGAACTGATTTTAATGCTGATGCTGTTGTATTTAACTTTGATAGATGGATGAATGAAGATAATGAATACAGATTCGATGGTGAGAATTTTGAGTACTGGGGATATATGTTTGGTGGATATCCTGGTATTGTAAAATCAGTTACAGCTGTTGATGAAAATACAGTAGATGTTGAACTTAATACTCCAAATGCACCATTTATTAGTAATCTTGCAATGCCTAGTTTTGCTATTTCTAGTCCAACTGCTATTAAAAAATACAAAGGTGATATATTTAAAAATCCAGTTGGAACTGGTCCATTTAAATTTGTTGAATGGTTAAAAGACGACAAAATTGTTTTAGAGAAAAATGAAAATTATTGGGGAGAAGGACCAAAACTTGATAAATTAATTTTTAGAAGTATTCCTGATAACTCAGCTAGACTTTTAGAACTTCAAGCAGGAACAATTGATATGATGACAGGGGTTAGTCCTGATGATGCTCAAATTATTAAAGATGATCCTAATCTACAGCTTTATTTAAGACCGAGTATGAATGTTGGGTACTTAGCTATGAATATGATGAAAAAACCTTTTGATGATGTAAGAGTAAGACAAGCGCTTAATTATGCTGTTGATAAAGATAGTATTATTAAAGCTTTCTATGGTGGACTTGCAGAACCTGCAAAGAATCCAATTCCGCCATCACTTTGGGGATATAATGATGATATTACAGCTTACGAATACAACCCAGAAAAAGCAAAAGCTTTACTAGCTGAAGCTGGATATCCAGACGGATTTAAAACTACATTATGGGCTATGCCAGTTGCTAGACCATATATGCCTCAACCAAAAGAGATAGCAACAGCTCTTCAACAACAATTTGCAGCTATTGGAGTAGATGCTGAAATAGTAACTATGGACTGGGCAACTTATTTAGCTAAAGGTGAAAATGGAGAACATGACACCTATCTACTAGGTTGGACAGGCGATAATGGTGATCCTGACAACTTTATGTATGTATTATTAGATAAAGATAATGCTAATGTTGGTTCAGCAGGAAATGTTGCTTTTTATAAGAGTGAAGCAGTTCATAAACTTTTAATTGAAGCTCAACAAGAATCTGATCAAGCTAAAAGAGCTGAACTTTACAAACAAGCTCAAGTTATTATTCATAACGATGCTCCTTGGGTTCCACTTGTACATTCAACTCCACCAATTGCAGCAAAAAAATCAGTTAAGAATTATGTACCTCATCCTACTGGAGGAGAGTCAATATTCTGGAAAGTTGATATAGACAATAATTAA
- a CDS encoding ABC transporter permease, with protein MGHTILKRILLVIPVLIGVSILAFSILHLIPGDPARVILGERATHDAVIMLQEKLGLNRPLYIQYFSFMKNVLSGDLGTSIITNESVTTELFTAFAATLELTVLSMIIAVVVGILAGTIAAVKQFSVFDNVSMVGALAGVSMPIFWLGLLMIWLFAYKWGIFPASGRLAVSFDIPRVTNVMLIDTLLAGNFAAFKDAIMHLIMPAFALATIPMAIIARMTRSSMLEVMRQDYIRTARAKGLSEKVVIFKHAIKNAFLPIVTVIGLQIGLLLGGAVMTETVFSYPGLGRKLYLSIMARDYPMVQGGILIVAFFFVFVNLIVDISYMFIDPRISLD; from the coding sequence ATGGGACATACTATTTTGAAGAGAATCTTACTAGTGATTCCTGTTTTAATAGGCGTAAGTATTTTAGCGTTTTCTATTCTTCACTTAATCCCTGGAGATCCTGCTAGAGTAATATTAGGAGAAAGAGCCACACATGATGCAGTAATAATGCTACAAGAAAAGCTTGGTTTAAATAGGCCTTTATACATACAGTATTTTAGTTTTATGAAAAATGTATTAAGTGGTGATCTTGGAACGTCAATTATTACAAATGAATCAGTTACAACAGAATTGTTTACAGCTTTTGCAGCTACTCTTGAACTTACAGTTTTATCGATGATAATTGCAGTAGTTGTAGGAATACTTGCAGGTACAATTGCAGCTGTAAAACAATTTTCTGTGTTTGATAATGTTAGTATGGTAGGAGCCTTAGCTGGAGTATCTATGCCAATATTTTGGTTAGGTCTTTTAATGATTTGGCTTTTTGCATATAAGTGGGGTATTTTCCCGGCTTCCGGAAGGCTCGCTGTTAGTTTTGATATACCAAGGGTCACCAATGTGATGCTAATAGATACGCTCTTAGCTGGGAATTTTGCAGCTTTTAAAGATGCAATTATGCACTTAATAATGCCTGCGTTTGCACTTGCTACAATACCAATGGCGATAATAGCAAGAATGACAAGGTCAAGTATGCTTGAAGTTATGAGGCAAGACTATATAAGAACAGCTAGAGCAAAAGGCTTGTCTGAAAAAGTGGTTATATTTAAACATGCTATAAAAAATGCATTTTTGCCGATTGTTACAGTTATAGGACTTCAAATAGGACTTCTTTTAGGAGGAGCTGTAATGACAGAAACTGTATTTTCTTATCCAGGACTTGGAAGAAAATTGTATTTATCAATAATGGCTAGAGATTATCCAATGGTACAAGGAGGGATTTTAATAGTTGCATTTTTCTTTGTATTTGTTAATTTAATTGTTGATATATCATATATGTTTATCGATCCAAGAATTTCGTTAGATTAG
- a CDS encoding DUF7670 domain-containing protein, producing MTKTKYTAIKVTNLIRWTARILATVIITLALFMVIASIWNYLTTGKADPYAIENYPAIENLIPITLGLSIVGLGIAWRWEGIGGTITLVFQVLTFAVHHWLLTPRPYPYPLTIIISATGILFIVCWWLTRKRIISENSV from the coding sequence ATGACAAAAACTAAATATACTGCTATAAAAGTAACGAATTTGATACGCTGGACTGCTCGTATCTTAGCTACTGTAATTATTACACTCGCTCTATTTATGGTCATTGCCTCTATATGGAACTACCTTACAACTGGTAAAGCAGATCCGTATGCTATAGAAAATTATCCAGCTATTGAAAATTTAATCCCAATCACTTTGGGACTAAGTATTGTGGGGCTAGGAATTGCTTGGCGTTGGGAGGGAATTGGAGGAACAATCACTCTTGTTTTCCAAGTACTAACTTTTGCAGTGCACCACTGGCTACTTACTCCTAGACCCTATCCCTATCCATTGACGATAATAATCTCTGCTACGGGAATATTATTTATAGTGTGTTGGTGGCTTACGAGAAAGAGGATCATTTCAGAAAATAGCGTCTAA
- a CDS encoding oleate hydratase, with amino-acid sequence MKYNFDSNVDVEKTNAYLVGGGIASLSAAVYLIRDGHIPGKNIHIFEQSKITGGSMDGGGNPDSGYIIRGGRMFDEEAYQCIFGIMESIPSLTDPKVSIRDEFRGFNKKIKTLSTARLIDNEANIIESSKLGFNREDRLALMDIIITPEEELGTKTVVECFPESFFQTNFWYQWTTSFAFEPWHSAIEFKRYLHRFMHELPKVSDFSGVRRTPYNQYDSIILPITEWLKSQGVDFEYNCSVNSLEFEPNEEEKKVIGINCTKNNVDENIIIKDKDFVFVTIGSITAGASLGYTRTAPVINDKNVGSDWKLWESIAKESPEFGKPQIFNQNVEKSLFETFTVTLKDPTMFKRIVEFSGNQPGTGSLMTFKESGWFMSICLHNQPHFLNQPDNVQALWGYSLFPYNKGDYVKKRMVDCTGEEILTELLGHLRFDEDKEKILNTSICIPCILPFATSQFLPRTKGDRPKVIPECSKNLAFLGQFCEIEDDVVFTVDYSSRSAQTAVYKFLDLDKEVTPIYKGQYDVRILFNSAMSMMKDDNLSKEIGMLKKMMFK; translated from the coding sequence ATGAAGTATAATTTTGATTCAAATGTTGATGTTGAAAAAACGAATGCGTATTTAGTGGGAGGAGGAATTGCATCTCTTAGCGCAGCTGTATATTTAATAAGAGATGGCCATATCCCAGGAAAAAATATTCATATTTTTGAGCAAAGTAAAATTACTGGTGGTAGCATGGATGGCGGTGGTAATCCTGATAGTGGATATATAATTCGCGGTGGAAGAATGTTTGATGAAGAAGCTTATCAATGTATATTTGGAATTATGGAAAGTATACCATCGTTAACTGATCCAAAAGTGTCTATTAGAGATGAATTTCGTGGATTTAATAAAAAAATTAAAACTTTATCAACCGCTAGATTAATAGATAATGAAGCAAATATAATTGAATCATCAAAACTTGGATTTAATCGTGAAGATAGATTGGCTTTAATGGATATAATTATTACACCAGAAGAAGAATTAGGAACGAAAACAGTGGTTGAATGTTTTCCAGAGTCGTTCTTTCAGACAAATTTTTGGTATCAATGGACTACAAGTTTTGCCTTTGAGCCATGGCATAGTGCAATAGAATTTAAGAGATATCTTCATAGATTTATGCATGAGTTACCAAAAGTAAGCGATTTTTCAGGTGTACGCCGTACTCCTTATAATCAATACGATTCAATTATTTTGCCAATTACAGAATGGCTTAAATCACAAGGTGTAGATTTTGAGTATAATTGTTCGGTAAATAGTTTAGAATTTGAACCAAATGAAGAAGAAAAAAAGGTTATTGGAATTAATTGTACAAAAAATAATGTAGATGAAAATATAATTATTAAAGATAAAGATTTTGTCTTTGTTACTATTGGATCTATTACAGCAGGAGCGAGTCTTGGTTATACAAGGACTGCACCTGTAATAAATGATAAGAATGTTGGTTCAGACTGGAAACTTTGGGAAAGTATAGCTAAAGAATCGCCGGAATTTGGGAAGCCACAAATTTTTAATCAAAATGTAGAAAAATCTTTATTTGAAACATTTACTGTGACTTTAAAAGACCCAACAATGTTTAAGAGAATTGTAGAATTTTCTGGAAATCAACCTGGAACAGGATCGCTTATGACTTTCAAAGAATCAGGATGGTTTATGTCTATATGTTTACACAATCAACCTCATTTTCTTAATCAACCAGACAATGTACAAGCGCTATGGGGGTATTCATTGTTTCCATATAATAAAGGCGATTATGTGAAAAAAAGAATGGTAGATTGTACCGGTGAAGAAATACTTACGGAATTGCTAGGTCATTTAAGATTTGATGAAGATAAAGAAAAAATACTAAATACCTCTATATGTATACCATGTATTTTGCCATTTGCAACAAGTCAATTTCTACCAAGAACTAAGGGTGATAGACCAAAAGTAATACCGGAATGTTCTAAAAATTTAGCTTTTCTGGGTCAATTTTGTGAAATTGAAGATGATGTAGTATTTACCGTAGATTATTCATCACGATCTGCACAGACTGCAGTATATAAATTTCTTGATTTAGATAAAGAAGTAACTCCTATATATAAGGGACAATACGATGTAAGAATTCTATTTAATTCAGCTATGTCTATGATGAAAGATGACAATTTAAGTAAAGAAATCGGAATGCTAAAAAAAATGATGTTCAAATAA
- the dhaS gene encoding dihydroxyacetone kinase transcriptional activator DhaS, which produces MSESLITKKALADSIKQLMKTHPLAKISIQKIVSNCNLSRKTFYYHFQDKFDLVNWIFITEISKKIANCNHYENWTEGTYRTLEYLMRNKYFYVNAFNTPGQNSFDECFYNFCFDILMCAISELSINMIIPSIDKKFIADFYTHAFVGITIQWVKNGMKDSPSDLVEGINNVIEGSMPHALNKYKTQD; this is translated from the coding sequence ATGTCTGAATCACTTATAACAAAAAAGGCACTTGCAGATTCTATAAAACAATTGATGAAAACTCACCCTTTGGCAAAAATTTCTATTCAAAAAATAGTAAGTAATTGTAATCTTAGTAGAAAAACCTTTTACTATCATTTTCAAGATAAATTTGACCTTGTTAATTGGATTTTCATTACAGAAATATCTAAGAAAATTGCTAATTGCAATCACTATGAAAATTGGACAGAAGGTACTTATAGAACTCTTGAATATCTTATGAGAAATAAATATTTTTATGTAAACGCTTTTAACACTCCCGGACAAAATTCATTCGATGAATGTTTTTATAATTTTTGCTTTGATATTTTAATGTGCGCAATTAGTGAATTATCTATTAATATGATTATTCCAAGTATTGACAAAAAATTTATTGCTGACTTTTATACTCACGCATTTGTAGGAATTACCATCCAGTGGGTAAAAAATGGAATGAAAGATTCTCCAAGCGATCTTGTAGAAGGCATTAATAACGTTATCGAGGGAAGTATGCCTCATGCACTAAATAAATACAAAACCCAAGATTAA
- a CDS encoding flavodoxin domain-containing protein — protein sequence MKTIVVYKSKSNFVKNYADWIAKNLSADIFEASTVTSDKLLEYDTIIYGGGLYAGRINGVKLIKKNIHDLKGKNIVVFFSGASSPNEKAINEVKNNNFDEEMQKNIRFFYLRGGFDYNKLKSFDKLLMNMLKFTLKRKKNLSADDRGMLSAYDNPVDFTKEKNIDELISYVNSKAK from the coding sequence ATGAAAACTATAGTTGTGTACAAATCTAAGTCAAATTTTGTAAAAAATTATGCTGATTGGATTGCAAAAAATCTTTCAGCTGATATTTTTGAAGCTTCAACTGTGACTAGCGATAAATTATTAGAATATGACACCATAATTTATGGCGGTGGTTTATATGCAGGTAGAATAAATGGAGTTAAACTTATTAAGAAAAATATCCATGACTTAAAAGGGAAAAATATAGTTGTTTTTTTCTCTGGAGCATCCTCACCTAATGAAAAAGCAATTAATGAAGTAAAAAACAATAATTTTGATGAAGAAATGCAAAAAAACATTAGATTTTTTTATTTAAGGGGAGGATTTGATTATAATAAGTTAAAAAGTTTTGATAAATTACTAATGAATATGCTTAAATTTACTTTGAAAAGAAAGAAAAATTTATCAGCAGATGATAGGGGAATGCTATCGGCATATGATAATCCTGTAGATTTCACTAAAGAAAAAAATATAGATGAGTTGATTAGCTATGTAAATAGCAAGGCTAAGTAA
- a CDS encoding (2Fe-2S)-binding protein, whose protein sequence is MCGMLGKAVPNETVANLVKMNKSPINECKDYTICLNSKCKVAYFSEEDMLLTKDIKVPIWYKDDATEKYACYCNRVTIDEVKNATIENNVKNLKELMNYTNVMKNGQCKKNHPFGKCCSTELNKLIEKYKN, encoded by the coding sequence GTGTGTGGGATGCTAGGAAAAGCTGTACCAAACGAAACAGTAGCAAATCTTGTTAAAATGAATAAAAGCCCAATTAATGAATGTAAGGACTATACAATCTGTTTAAATTCTAAATGTAAAGTTGCATATTTTTCTGAGGAAGATATGTTATTGACAAAAGATATTAAGGTACCTATATGGTATAAAGATGATGCTACAGAAAAGTATGCATGCTACTGTAATCGAGTTACGATTGATGAAGTTAAAAATGCTACTATAGAAAATAATGTAAAAAATCTTAAAGAGTTAATGAATTATACAAATGTTATGAAAAATGGACAATGTAAAAAAAATCATCCGTTTGGAAAATGCTGCTCAACTGAGCTTAATAAATTAATTGAAAAATATAAAAATTAA
- the rsmH gene encoding 16S rRNA (cytosine(1402)-N(4))-methyltransferase RsmH encodes MENQDKPHKRRVRYKGTHPKKYSEKYKEHDPNKYSDTVARVILKGSTPAGMHISICVKEILEFLQIKPGQTGLDATLGYGGHSLEMLKCLNHTGHLYALDVDPIELPRTRDRLEKQGYGPEILTIKQLNFLEVDKVASEAGLFDFVLADLGVSSMQIDNPKRGFSYKKEGPLDLRLNPKKGISASERLRNISEAELEGMLIENSDEPYAAKIAKAIIIENKKGKYISTTTHLQQIIKSALKFIPENEREEAVKKSCQRSFQALRIDVNEEFEVLYEFLEKLPSSLKSGGRVAILSFHSGEDRLVKKSFKRLFKEGIYSEVASEIIRPSKEECNINTRARSTKMRWAIKA; translated from the coding sequence ATGGAAAATCAAGATAAACCTCATAAAAGAAGAGTTAGATACAAAGGGACTCATCCAAAAAAATATTCTGAAAAATATAAAGAACATGATCCAAATAAGTATTCAGATACTGTAGCGAGAGTTATTTTAAAAGGAAGTACACCAGCTGGTATGCATATTTCGATTTGTGTAAAAGAAATCTTGGAATTTTTACAAATAAAGCCAGGTCAAACTGGTCTTGATGCAACGCTTGGGTATGGGGGACATTCTCTCGAAATGTTAAAGTGTTTAAATCATACCGGTCATCTTTACGCACTTGATGTTGATCCTATTGAACTTCCTCGTACAAGAGATAGATTAGAAAAACAAGGATATGGTCCAGAGATATTAACTATTAAGCAGTTGAATTTTTTAGAAGTTGATAAAGTTGCGTCTGAAGCAGGTTTATTTGATTTTGTTCTAGCAGATCTTGGTGTTTCATCAATGCAGATTGATAACCCCAAAAGAGGTTTCTCATATAAAAAAGAAGGGCCACTTGATCTTAGACTTAATCCTAAAAAGGGTATTTCAGCTTCTGAAAGATTAAGAAATATTTCAGAAGCTGAACTTGAGGGGATGCTTATTGAAAATTCAGATGAACCTTATGCTGCAAAAATTGCTAAAGCTATTATTATAGAAAACAAGAAAGGAAAATATATTTCTACAACGACTCATCTTCAGCAAATAATAAAAAGTGCATTAAAATTTATTCCTGAAAACGAGAGGGAAGAAGCTGTTAAAAAATCTTGTCAAAGATCTTTTCAAGCACTTAGAATAGATGTCAATGAAGAATTTGAAGTTTTATATGAGTTTCTAGAAAAATTACCAAGTTCTCTTAAAAGTGGCGGAAGAGTTGCAATTCTTTCTTTTCACTCTGGAGAGGATAGACTTGTAAAAAAATCTTTTAAGCGTTTATTTAAAGAAGGAATTTATAGTGAAGTTGCCTCAGAAATAATTAGGCCTTCTAAAGAAGAATGTAATATCAATACACGTGCGCGTTCTACTAAAATGCGATGGGCTATAAAAGCGTAA